The Tenuifilum sp. 4138str genome has a window encoding:
- a CDS encoding HD domain-containing protein, with the protein MNQTDIAELYRLVKDFFEHDTTGHDWWHVQRVTQLALHIAKAEGANLALVEPAALVHDTDDWKLSGANGYPNATRMLLAVGYNNHQVDRILEIVEQVSYKGAGIDTAPSSLEAMVVQDADRLDAIGAIGIARAFAFGGSKHRPLYLPNVKPQFHSTFEEYKTAKGHTINHFYEKLLLLKDRMNTATAKALAEERHRFMETFLEQFYREWDYKG; encoded by the coding sequence ATGAATCAGACAGATATAGCCGAGCTTTACAGGCTGGTTAAGGATTTTTTTGAGCACGATACTACCGGGCACGACTGGTGGCATGTTCAAAGGGTAACTCAGTTGGCTTTGCATATTGCCAAGGCTGAGGGGGCAAACCTTGCCCTGGTTGAGCCAGCAGCGCTTGTTCACGATACCGACGACTGGAAACTTTCGGGGGCCAATGGATATCCCAATGCCACCCGAATGCTCTTAGCTGTTGGGTACAACAATCATCAGGTTGATAGGATTTTGGAGATAGTGGAGCAAGTTTCGTACAAAGGGGCTGGGATCGATACTGCACCTAGCAGCCTGGAGGCCATGGTTGTTCAGGATGCCGATAGGCTCGATGCCATTGGCGCAATTGGCATTGCCCGGGCTTTCGCCTTTGGGGGTTCAAAGCACCGTCCCTTGTACCTTCCCAATGTGAAACCTCAGTTCCATTCAACCTTTGAGGAGTATAAAACGGCCAAAGGACACACCATTAATCATTTCTACGAAAAGCTTTTACTCCTGAAGGATAGGATGAACACCGCTACGGCTAAAGCCTTGGCCGAGGAGAGGCATAGGTTTATGGAAACTTTTTTAGAGCAATTCTATAGGGAGTGGGACTATAAAGGATGA
- a CDS encoding Ppx/GppA phosphatase family protein yields the protein MIVAIIDMGTNTFNLLVAQTSGKILHESKLPVKLGEGGFRSGSLTPEAMQRAFKAINTHLITAKRLGANRCFAFATSAVRDASNRQEFVDEVKQRFNIDVEVIDGNREAELIWKGVNAAIGLGKSPAVVVDIGGGSNETILANSEQIFWLQSFNLGVTRIAEGFPISDPITPHELEAIESYMLQTVEPLLLAAANLNPRVMAGSSGAFDSFRKILVHKGIIHDTSKFSAEIPVDEYLKLHRFFVTSTHAQRLALPGLDPIRVDLIVPASIFVNLLVQKLDIKRMFQTDYALKEGFWVELSNKVKD from the coding sequence ATGATTGTAGCTATTATCGATATGGGCACCAATACCTTTAACTTATTGGTGGCTCAAACCTCTGGAAAAATTCTTCATGAGAGCAAGTTGCCTGTAAAGCTTGGCGAGGGAGGTTTTAGGAGCGGTAGTCTTACACCCGAAGCCATGCAAAGGGCTTTTAAAGCTATAAACACACACCTAATTACTGCAAAACGTTTAGGCGCTAACCGTTGCTTCGCTTTTGCCACGTCGGCTGTGCGCGATGCGTCGAATAGGCAAGAGTTTGTAGATGAGGTTAAGCAAAGGTTCAACATCGATGTTGAGGTTATTGATGGTAATCGGGAGGCTGAGCTGATATGGAAGGGGGTAAATGCAGCTATAGGTTTAGGTAAAAGTCCAGCAGTTGTGGTTGATATTGGAGGCGGCAGCAACGAGACCATTTTAGCCAACTCGGAACAAATATTCTGGTTGCAAAGCTTTAACCTTGGCGTTACCCGAATTGCCGAGGGTTTCCCAATTTCCGATCCCATTACTCCCCATGAGCTTGAAGCCATTGAAAGCTACATGCTTCAAACAGTTGAACCATTGTTACTGGCGGCAGCAAACCTAAATCCCAGGGTTATGGCTGGTAGTTCAGGCGCGTTCGATTCCTTCAGAAAAATACTAGTGCACAAAGGAATTATTCATGACACATCAAAGTTTTCGGCCGAAATACCTGTTGATGAATACTTGAAGCTACATCGCTTTTTTGTTACGTCAACACACGCCCAAAGGCTTGCACTGCCAGGGCTTGACCCCATAAGGGTCGATTTGATTGTTCCAGCATCGATATTTGTAAACTTGCTGGTACAAAAGCTTGACATCAAAAGAATGTTCCAGACCGATTACGCCCTGAAGGAAGGATTTTGGGTGGAACTAAGTAATAAGGTTAAAGATTAA
- a CDS encoding sigma-54-dependent transcriptional regulator, with protein MSKILVIDDEKAIRNTLKDILEVEGHNVDVAEDGHAGLEMFDNGAYELVLCDIKMPQMDGIEVLEKLQERQPDVPVVMISGHGNIDTAVDAIKKGAFDFIEKPLDLNRLLITIRNATDKTVLIQETKTLKRKVSKAYDIVGQSPAIVKVKEMIDRVAPTEARVLITGPNGTGKELVARWLHEKSNRAAMPFVEVNCAAIPSELIESELFGHEKGAFTSAIKQRKGKFEQADGGTLFLDEIGDMSLSAQAKVLRALQENKISRVGSDKDITVNVRVIAATNKNLTQEIEKGNFREDLYHRLSVIIINVPPLCDRLEDIPLLAQHFNEQICAEYGIPPKVISPDAIEELQKLKWTGNIRELRNVIERLIILCDKQITGNDVKAFAGPVF; from the coding sequence ATGTCCAAAATATTGGTAATTGACGACGAAAAGGCTATTCGTAATACACTGAAAGATATCCTGGAGGTTGAAGGGCATAATGTTGATGTTGCTGAGGACGGCCATGCCGGACTTGAGATGTTTGATAATGGTGCCTATGAGCTGGTGCTTTGCGATATCAAAATGCCGCAGATGGATGGAATAGAGGTGCTTGAGAAGTTACAGGAGCGTCAGCCCGATGTACCCGTGGTAATGATTTCCGGACACGGTAATATCGACACGGCTGTTGATGCAATCAAAAAAGGAGCCTTTGATTTCATTGAAAAACCACTTGATCTTAACCGGTTACTAATCACTATTCGGAATGCTACCGATAAAACCGTTCTGATACAGGAAACCAAAACGCTTAAGCGAAAGGTTTCCAAGGCTTACGATATTGTAGGGCAATCGCCCGCAATAGTAAAGGTTAAGGAGATGATTGACCGCGTGGCACCCACCGAGGCCCGTGTTCTAATAACAGGCCCCAATGGGACTGGTAAGGAACTGGTAGCCCGTTGGTTACACGAGAAGAGCAACCGGGCAGCCATGCCGTTTGTGGAAGTTAACTGTGCTGCAATCCCCTCGGAATTGATTGAGAGCGAGCTTTTCGGCCATGAGAAAGGTGCATTCACCTCGGCCATAAAGCAGCGGAAGGGTAAGTTTGAACAGGCCGATGGCGGTACCCTATTCCTCGATGAAATTGGCGACATGAGCCTTAGCGCTCAGGCAAAAGTGCTTAGGGCTTTACAAGAGAATAAGATTAGCCGGGTTGGTAGCGATAAGGATATCACTGTAAATGTGCGTGTAATTGCTGCAACCAATAAAAACCTTACCCAGGAAATTGAAAAGGGGAACTTTCGTGAGGATTTATACCATCGCCTTAGCGTTATAATTATCAACGTACCGCCCCTTTGCGACCGGCTTGAGGATATCCCTCTTCTTGCCCAGCACTTCAACGAGCAGATTTGTGCCGAGTATGGTATTCCCCCCAAGGTTATTAGCCCCGATGCCATTGAAGAGCTTCAGAAGCTCAAATGGACTGGTAATATTCGAGAGTTGCGAAACGTTATTGAGCGTTTGATTATACTTTGCGATAAGCAAATAACCGGAAACGATGTTAAGGCCTTTGCCGGTCCTGTTTTTTAG
- a CDS encoding DUF5689 domain-containing protein: MKRKYFIVLAILALAGLVLVTGSCVKEDFDTPPLYSKVATWEKSITIAQLKTLYNTAPALIKDVAPTEYWDTIIVQPKDTIIGIFVDAYVLSSDSAGNFYETVTIADETGGIDLKINTSDIYATYGLKPGKRVLVKVDNLAIDNYEGMYQIGLGYTDGGVLKVTGIDPSVVAKTIQVTGEKISLNPETITIPTLSTDKVQKLVKLEGVQFWNPAATYSIPGVNTNRILVDQNGNQIILRNSGYAKFSKDQVPTGSGSITGVLSIYGSTYQLLIRDTLDVKFDQPRFGSEAPAKNTTIEQLKLFYDGSALYQIPYDLVIEGVVTANDESGNLDKQLFIEDETAAIEFKVDVTGLYADFPVGTKIRVKCKDLYMGTYGGVIQLGGNYGGQIGRLAASDFYKNVFVISSGNDVSVTETSIGQLSNNLIGKVVTLSGVQFADYELGKTYAESSSTTNRILEEVATGKTIIVRTSNYADFAGVELPKGRGKITAILTKYNSDFQLTIRKVGEVRLIEPRLNKNFILNEDFTLATVNSPISINGWQTIAVAGTKVWNAKQYSGNVYAEMNPYQSGEPDNTAWLISPKFTVSGDVDTYFKFDSQYNYWGNATLEVYISNDYDGSSPQTATWTKLNDAYIVKQADGTNRWVSSGILNIKNFAGDAYVGFKYTGSTSMSTAFRIDNVMIYTLQ, from the coding sequence ATGAAAAGGAAATATTTTATAGTACTTGCCATACTGGCCCTTGCTGGGTTAGTATTAGTAACTGGCTCCTGTGTAAAGGAAGATTTTGATACACCTCCCCTTTACAGCAAGGTTGCCACCTGGGAAAAGAGTATTACCATTGCTCAGCTAAAGACACTTTACAATACAGCACCAGCGCTAATTAAAGATGTTGCCCCTACCGAGTATTGGGATACGATTATAGTTCAACCCAAAGACACCATTATTGGAATATTTGTTGATGCCTATGTGCTCTCGAGCGATTCGGCTGGTAACTTTTATGAAACCGTAACCATAGCCGATGAAACAGGAGGTATTGACCTAAAGATAAACACAAGTGACATTTACGCTACCTACGGACTAAAACCCGGTAAAAGAGTGCTTGTAAAAGTTGACAATCTGGCTATTGACAACTATGAGGGTATGTACCAAATAGGTTTAGGCTATACCGATGGTGGTGTACTTAAGGTTACGGGTATCGACCCCTCGGTAGTTGCCAAAACCATTCAGGTAACCGGCGAAAAAATCAGCTTAAATCCAGAAACAATCACCATCCCAACCTTAAGCACTGATAAGGTGCAAAAACTTGTTAAACTTGAGGGTGTTCAATTCTGGAACCCTGCTGCAACCTATAGTATTCCAGGAGTGAATACAAACCGCATACTTGTTGACCAGAACGGGAACCAAATCATTTTACGAAACAGTGGTTACGCAAAATTTTCCAAGGATCAAGTTCCAACCGGTAGCGGTTCCATTACAGGTGTTCTAAGCATATATGGGAGCACCTACCAGCTCCTTATTCGCGATACACTTGATGTTAAGTTTGATCAGCCCCGGTTTGGTTCAGAGGCACCAGCTAAAAACACTACCATAGAACAGCTTAAGCTTTTCTACGACGGCTCTGCGCTATACCAAATACCATACGATTTAGTCATTGAAGGAGTTGTTACAGCAAACGATGAGTCCGGTAACCTTGACAAACAGCTCTTTATTGAAGATGAAACGGCTGCCATTGAGTTTAAGGTTGATGTTACCGGTCTTTATGCCGATTTCCCTGTGGGGACTAAAATCAGGGTAAAATGTAAGGACCTTTACATGGGTACCTACGGAGGTGTTATACAGCTTGGTGGCAATTATGGTGGCCAAATAGGAAGGCTTGCCGCAAGCGATTTTTACAAAAACGTTTTTGTAATTAGTAGCGGTAATGATGTTAGCGTAACCGAAACTTCAATTGGTCAGCTAAGCAACAATTTAATTGGCAAAGTTGTTACCCTGTCAGGAGTTCAGTTTGCCGATTACGAGCTGGGTAAAACTTACGCTGAGAGCTCTTCAACCACAAATAGAATACTTGAAGAGGTGGCTACCGGCAAAACCATTATTGTTAGAACAAGTAACTATGCAGATTTTGCTGGTGTTGAGTTACCAAAAGGCCGTGGCAAAATCACAGCCATCCTTACAAAGTATAACAGCGATTTTCAGCTTACCATCCGTAAAGTTGGCGAGGTTCGCTTAATTGAACCCAGACTAAACAAAAATTTCATTTTGAATGAGGATTTCACACTGGCTACGGTAAATAGCCCAATCAGCATTAACGGTTGGCAAACCATAGCTGTAGCCGGAACAAAGGTTTGGAATGCCAAACAGTATAGCGGGAATGTATATGCCGAAATGAATCCCTACCAATCAGGCGAACCCGATAATACGGCATGGCTTATTTCTCCCAAGTTTACTGTTTCAGGTGATGTTGACACCTACTTTAAGTTTGATAGCCAGTATAACTATTGGGGAAATGCTACCCTTGAGGTTTACATATCGAACGATTATGATGGAAGCAGCCCTCAAACCGCTACATGGACCAAGCTAAACGATGCCTACATAGTTAAGCAGGCTGATGGGACAAATCGTTGGGTATCGTCAGGTATCCTCAATATAAAGAACTTTGCAGGTGATGCCTATGTGGGCTTTAAATATACAGGTAGCACTTCCATGTCAACCGCATTTAGAATTGACAATGTGATGATTTACACCCTGCAATAA
- a CDS encoding DUF5689 domain-containing protein: MRKVVFILTILAAGALMLSAPGCVDFTYDEVEPRVDSTTLVANTTIAELKAMYPRELYQLNENTFFQRDSIIIEGVVTSDDKEGNFYKSIFIQDATGAIELKLNKTSLYNDYKRGQKIVVYCNGLYLGDYGGQIQLGSIYNNNGNWEISGLEGDPIIKMHVFKKGKQLVDVAPLAMTPALLTQVNIGKLVKFDNVQIKDTLSPITDTTYTYADNVNKVTVNHTLVACSQTYPSTVVLRTSGYARFAGTTIATKNGTVTGILTYYKGTYQLLMRDLNDINFTNDRCQQ, translated from the coding sequence ATGAGAAAAGTAGTATTTATACTCACAATCCTAGCAGCAGGAGCACTAATGTTATCAGCTCCCGGATGTGTGGATTTCACATACGATGAGGTTGAACCAAGGGTGGATTCAACAACGCTTGTTGCCAATACTACCATTGCTGAGCTAAAGGCCATGTACCCTAGGGAGCTGTACCAGCTAAACGAAAACACTTTCTTCCAGCGCGATTCAATTATCATTGAAGGTGTTGTTACCTCCGACGATAAGGAAGGCAATTTCTACAAGAGCATCTTCATTCAGGATGCAACAGGTGCAATTGAGCTAAAGCTCAATAAAACATCACTATATAACGATTACAAACGCGGCCAAAAAATTGTGGTATACTGCAATGGTCTTTACCTTGGCGATTACGGTGGGCAAATACAGCTTGGTTCCATATACAATAATAATGGAAACTGGGAAATTAGCGGGTTGGAAGGTGATCCAATAATTAAAATGCACGTATTCAAAAAGGGTAAACAGCTTGTTGATGTTGCCCCATTAGCCATGACCCCTGCCCTGCTCACGCAGGTTAACATTGGTAAATTGGTAAAGTTTGATAATGTGCAAATAAAGGATACCCTGTCGCCAATTACCGATACAACTTATACTTATGCCGATAACGTTAACAAGGTTACGGTTAACCATACCCTGGTTGCCTGTTCACAAACGTACCCAAGTACAGTTGTTCTACGCACAAGTGGCTACGCACGCTTTGCCGGTACAACAATTGCCACCAAAAATGGAACAGTTACAGGTATTCTTACCTACTATAAGGGAACTTACCAGCTGCTAATGCGCGATTTGAACGATATCAATTTTACAAACGATAGGTGTCAACAGTAA
- a CDS encoding carboxypeptidase-like regulatory domain-containing protein — protein sequence MRRLLLMLMVGLFYSTTTVLAQYNVSGYVKDSQTGSALPGVTVQVVGINQMTTTDANGYYQFSGLQAGKYIFDYILSGYQTVENEVNVEGNLQLPDVLMNRGLTDDAYATFNEVTVSLDDLESESKGQAVSGLLQSQNDAFSSAASFTFSAARFNIRGYEPEYSLLFMNGVPVNDPESGFAGWSSWGGLNDVTRNRESRNGLTPTDWSFGGLGGASFLNVRASQQRIGTRISYASSNRTYTNRLMFTHSTGLMENGVAFTLSGSRRWAEEGYVEGTNYDAWAYFIGIEKKFNDKHSVAFTTFNAPIKRAMQGVSTDEANNLAGSNFYNPNWGYQNGEKRNARVRFQQEPTFILNHYWDINSTLKLTSTAGFSFGTYQTTGLNWYDAQDPRPDYYRKLPSYWVDSDPAVVSQLADAFRNDPSVGQLDWDYMYQVNYNSKDANDSLRSKYIVENRITDSRQLTLSSVVNWSILPELKLNGGIDASIYNGKNYKRMDDLLGGQYWLDIDQFVERDYFDNPNLAQNDLDNPNRKVKVGDTFGYSYDANVNNGNLWAVANYALNRIDIYAGANYSYSEFWRTGNMRNGRFPDNSKGDSPKQVFHNYGVKTGATWKITGRHYLDANLAYLTRAPFFRNSYISPRTSNFVIPGLTSERIAAVDVNYNLRTPYIKARVSAYYTKFMDQTELKSFYDDTYRTFINYTMRGIEKVHRGVEVGAEIKLSTTLTLNTAASLGSYQFTSRPLATVTQDNLGTVLQQDQVVYIKNFYVPNTPQTAAMLGLRYASPKYWFLGAEVSYYDHSYIDFAPGKRTAEALQGLEPNDPRRDALTRQEKMPSAMLIDANIGKSWRYKSYFINLNFQVTNILDKTDFRTGGFEQARYSITEQTSNKFPPKYFYGFGRTYFLILGLRF from the coding sequence ATGAGGCGATTACTTTTAATGTTAATGGTTGGGTTATTTTACAGCACAACCACGGTACTGGCTCAATACAATGTGAGCGGGTACGTTAAGGACTCCCAAACCGGTAGTGCTTTGCCCGGTGTAACCGTGCAAGTGGTGGGAATAAACCAAATGACAACCACCGATGCTAACGGCTACTATCAGTTTTCGGGCCTTCAGGCAGGTAAGTATATTTTTGATTACATCCTATCCGGGTACCAAACGGTTGAAAATGAGGTAAATGTTGAAGGCAATCTTCAACTGCCCGATGTTTTAATGAATAGAGGCTTAACCGACGATGCTTACGCAACGTTTAATGAGGTGACAGTTTCGCTCGACGACCTCGAGAGCGAATCGAAAGGGCAAGCCGTGAGCGGGTTACTTCAATCGCAAAACGATGCGTTCTCCTCAGCTGCTTCGTTCACTTTTAGCGCAGCCCGTTTCAATATTAGGGGATACGAACCGGAATACTCGCTACTGTTCATGAACGGTGTTCCTGTTAACGATCCTGAAAGCGGTTTTGCCGGATGGAGTTCGTGGGGCGGTTTAAACGATGTAACCCGAAACAGGGAATCGAGAAATGGGTTAACCCCAACCGATTGGTCGTTCGGCGGGCTTGGCGGTGCATCCTTTCTGAATGTAAGGGCATCGCAGCAACGTATCGGAACACGTATTTCTTATGCATCGAGCAATAGAACCTACACCAACAGGCTCATGTTTACCCATTCAACCGGGTTAATGGAGAATGGGGTTGCTTTCACCCTAAGCGGTTCCCGCCGTTGGGCTGAAGAGGGTTATGTTGAAGGGACCAACTACGATGCTTGGGCTTACTTTATTGGCATTGAAAAGAAATTTAACGATAAGCACTCGGTAGCATTTACCACCTTTAATGCACCAATAAAAAGGGCCATGCAGGGCGTATCGACCGATGAGGCCAATAACCTTGCCGGATCTAACTTTTACAATCCCAACTGGGGTTACCAAAACGGCGAAAAACGCAACGCTCGCGTTAGGTTCCAGCAAGAGCCTACCTTTATTCTTAACCACTACTGGGATATTAACTCAACCCTGAAGCTGACCTCTACAGCAGGATTCTCGTTTGGCACATACCAAACAACCGGCCTTAACTGGTACGATGCTCAGGATCCCCGCCCCGATTACTACCGTAAACTCCCCAGCTACTGGGTTGATTCCGACCCTGCAGTTGTAAGCCAGTTAGCCGATGCTTTCAGGAACGACCCATCGGTTGGACAGCTTGATTGGGATTACATGTACCAGGTAAACTACAACAGCAAGGATGCCAACGATAGCCTTCGTTCAAAGTACATTGTTGAAAACAGAATTACCGACTCACGCCAGCTTACTTTATCGAGCGTGGTGAACTGGAGCATCCTTCCGGAACTTAAGCTTAATGGCGGAATCGATGCGTCAATCTATAATGGAAAGAACTATAAACGAATGGACGATTTGCTGGGTGGACAGTACTGGTTGGACATTGACCAGTTTGTTGAGCGCGATTACTTTGATAACCCAAACCTTGCCCAGAACGATTTGGATAATCCGAACCGCAAGGTTAAGGTTGGCGATACCTTTGGTTATAGCTACGACGCCAACGTAAACAATGGAAACCTATGGGCAGTGGCAAACTACGCCCTAAACCGTATCGATATTTATGCCGGAGCAAACTACAGCTATAGTGAGTTTTGGCGTACCGGGAACATGCGGAATGGCCGCTTCCCCGATAACTCCAAGGGCGACTCGCCAAAACAGGTGTTTCATAATTATGGGGTAAAAACCGGTGCTACCTGGAAAATTACCGGTCGCCACTACCTCGATGCTAACCTTGCCTACCTTACCCGAGCTCCGTTCTTCCGTAATTCATACATTTCGCCCCGTACCAGTAACTTTGTAATTCCGGGCTTAACCAGCGAGCGAATTGCCGCTGTTGATGTAAACTACAACCTTCGTACCCCATACATCAAAGCCAGAGTATCGGCATACTACACAAAGTTCATGGATCAAACCGAACTCAAATCGTTTTATGACGATACCTATCGCACCTTTATAAACTACACCATGCGCGGGATAGAGAAAGTTCACAGAGGTGTTGAGGTTGGAGCCGAAATTAAACTTTCCACAACGTTAACCCTTAATACTGCTGCCTCGCTGGGTTCATACCAGTTTACCTCAAGACCTCTGGCAACGGTTACTCAGGATAACCTGGGAACAGTACTGCAGCAGGATCAGGTTGTTTACATCAAGAATTTCTATGTACCTAACACGCCTCAAACTGCAGCAATGTTAGGTTTAAGGTATGCATCGCCCAAGTACTGGTTTTTGGGTGCCGAGGTTAGCTACTACGATCATTCCTATATTGATTTTGCCCCTGGCAAGCGTACCGCTGAAGCCTTACAGGGACTTGAGCCCAACGACCCCCGTCGCGATGCACTAACCCGACAGGAGAAAATGCCTTCGGCCATGCTTATCGATGCCAATATTGGAAAATCGTGGAGGTATAAATCGTACTTTATCAACCTTAACTTCCAGGTTACAAATATTCTTGATAAAACCGATTTCAGAACCGGAGGGTTTGAACAGGCCCGCTACTCAATTACCGAGCAAACTTCAAACAAGTTTCCTCCCAAGTATTTCTACGGTTTTGGTCGTACATACTTCTTGATTTTAGGTCTTAGATTTTAA